Part of the Selenomonas sp. AB3002 genome is shown below.
CCAACATTTCCACCGCCGCGCTAAGTCATTACCGTAAATAAACGCTACAAACCAAAGCCAGGACAAACTTGACGCATTAGCTAAAGCTCTACGGGTAAATCCCGCATGGCTTCGGGGTTATAACGTAGACATGGAGGCAGATTCCCCTTTGCCAGATGCTCCGCCCCCGCTCCCCCTGGACAAAATTCCATCCGTTCTGATGTATTGACATTTCTGGAATATCAACAATTAAAATTTGATAAATTGCTGGATTTAACGAAATCCATCGAATCCGCCATTCATCACAATACTGCTTTTGCGGAAAAATATTTACGACTTACTCCGTTTAACCAGGAAATAATCAACACGACCATCGACACAATGCTAAAAACGCAACTGGCAACCAGCACCGAGGAAGATGCCCGCGCCAGCGCAAACGAAAAAGCCCGCCCTGGCACAGGCGAGCTTTACGAGGAGAGATACCCAATGAAGAAGGAGGTTGAAACGATGAAGCTACCGAAAAAATGGATAAAGGAAATGAGAAGGCACATCGCAAGAAGGGATGCTTTTATTTTAAAACCGCAAAAAATACTTATCAAGGGGTAATAATAAAAAGCCGCCCCGAAATTCAGCCAAAACAGGGCGGCGCGTGTTGAGCAAATTAGCTTTGCCATGCTCCTTGCGACTAATTCCCGCGCAAACCATGGGTCGGAAACGCGGACGGAATCGCAAGGTTTCCGCCAGCCGTCTGGGGCTGTATAATCTGCGCCACGGTTTAACGCATTGACATTATTTTAAAGCAGGATGGCAGTATTTTACAAGGGGCAATGCAACAAAAAAGCCGCCCGCAATCCCACGGACGACAATTTTGCACTATGCCGATAACACCATCACAGAGGCAATTAATATTATACCACAGGAGGAGGATGCACGCAATGAACGCGGCAATTTACGCCAGGGTCAGCACCGACAAGCAGGCGGAGCAGGGTTATTCTCTCGGCGCACAAATTGCGGATTGTACCGCAAAAGCCCGCTCGCTCGGTGCTACGCTCGTGCAGGAATTTATAGATGATGGATATTCGGGGGCGTATCTTGACCGCCCTGCATTAACATCTATGCGTGATGCAGTTCGCGCGAAAATGTTTGATTTTGTCGTGGTCTATGATATTGATAGACTGAGCCGAAATTTAAGCCATCAGCTTTTAATAACGGACGACATAGAATCAGCAGGGGCGCAATTGCATTTCGTTAATGCAGATTATAAAGCATCGGCGGAAGGGCGTTTATTTTACGCAATCCGCGGGGCTTTTGCGGGATATGAAAGGGAAAAAATTCGGGAACGGTCAATGCGGGGCAGGGTCGCAATGTTGAAACAAGGGAAAGTTATCGAGGATTCCCATGTTTACGGATACGATTTCGACAAAGAAAATCACTGCTATATTATCAACGAATTGGAAGCCAGAAACATCCGTGAAATATTCCGCCTGTATCTCATGGGCTTCGGCGGTACATCTGCAATTGCCCGACATTTTAACGCTAATATAGACAAATTTCCCCCGCCTAACCGACGTAAATGGGCGGTATCGACCATCCATGATATACTAAAAAGGGAAATGTATACGGGCAGATTTTTTGCCCATAAAACGTATCATTTTCGGACGGGTTTAAAATCTGAAAGGCGGATTGAACGCCCGCCCGATGAATGGATTCCAATGCAATGCCCGCCGATAATTTCGGACGAGGAGCATAAAAGGGCTGTTGAACTTTTGAGCAAAAATCGCACTTTTGACCTGCATCGGAAACGCACCCCGTTTTTATTTCAAGGTCTGCTATATTGCACACAATGCGGGCGAATGCTTAACGTGAGACGCAACGGAAAAAATGTCGCATATTATATGTGCATACACAACCAAAACGACGGCAATTTTGCATCTTGCGGGTCGCGGAATTTTCAGTGCGCCCCCACGGATGCCGCACTCTGGGAATTGCTTGAATCAATCTGCCAGTCGCCCGAAGCCGTGGAAAATTATATCCGCAAGTCATTGCCGCCCCCTGCCCCTGGTGCTGGTGCAGAAGATGCCCGCCAGCAGGAACTATCCCGCATCCACCAGGAAAGGCAGTCTATTTTGCAATGGGTCGGGGACGGGCTTATAAGCCACGAAGATGCGACAGCCCGCCTAAAAGCGCTCAAGGCCGCCGAAAATCGCCTTGCAAGGGTGAATACCTGCAAACCCCTAGCGCCCGTCAGAACGGACGCTGGGGCGGTATATGAGGCCGTTCGCAATTGTCCTCCCACACCAGATGCAAAAAGGCAAATCGTTCGCCAGGTAATAGACCATATAAACATCATGCGCACGGATGCAGGGACAGGGCGCAAGCATTATCAATTCGACATCCAGATATTTTTCCGCAAGTAAAAAAGGCCACCTTTTTTCGGTGGCCTTTTTTGTAGTTGCAGTATATGCCCTGTATTCACGGGCGGGAAATTGAAACTACACTAATGCCCATTCCCGCGACCAGATGCGGGCGCACGCGCTCCAAATCTCACCGTCTAGCAAGTCCTCGTCGTGAAAAATATCATGGATTTCGGAATACAGGCTTTCGGTCAATAAAATCCTGTCCTTGCGCTCTTTGCCGAAATCATACTCATAACGGGAGAAATATTTCCGCCCGAGCTTGAAAACCACATCGTTAATCATAATGGTTTCGTGTGCCATTGTTATTCCTCCTCCTCATAATCTTCGTCGTCGGGGTCGGGGTCGGCCATGCTGTCAATAATATTCCAGCGGATGCCCCCGTAGGTGTACCCGTTGTCGTGGGCAATATAAATTTTTTCATCTTCGGGAAAATTCTCCTGCATATATTCAATTAGCTCGCCCACGGTCATGGTGCTTTTAACCTGGTCGATGCCGTAGCCCTCACGGCTTGCATAAATCACCATCGCCATGATTAAGCCCCCCTTTTGATGTACTCAATAACCGCATCATAATGTCGAACTATTTCGACATATTCCCGCGCACGTTTGGAATCTGCGCCGTAGAAATAGGCTTCCCGTTCCCCATCCTTCTTTGCTTTCTGTTTCTTCTGCTCGAAATATAGCAGTATTCCACCCGTCGGAACATTC
Proteins encoded:
- a CDS encoding recombinase family protein produces the protein MNAAIYARVSTDKQAEQGYSLGAQIADCTAKARSLGATLVQEFIDDGYSGAYLDRPALTSMRDAVRAKMFDFVVVYDIDRLSRNLSHQLLITDDIESAGAQLHFVNADYKASAEGRLFYAIRGAFAGYEREKIRERSMRGRVAMLKQGKVIEDSHVYGYDFDKENHCYIINELEARNIREIFRLYLMGFGGTSAIARHFNANIDKFPPPNRRKWAVSTIHDILKREMYTGRFFAHKTYHFRTGLKSERRIERPPDEWIPMQCPPIISDEEHKRAVELLSKNRTFDLHRKRTPFLFQGLLYCTQCGRMLNVRRNGKNVAYYMCIHNQNDGNFASCGSRNFQCAPTDAALWELLESICQSPEAVENYIRKSLPPPAPGAGAEDARQQELSRIHQERQSILQWVGDGLISHEDATARLKALKAAENRLARVNTCKPLAPVRTDAGAVYEAVRNCPPTPDAKRQIVRQVIDHINIMRTDAGTGRKHYQFDIQIFFRK